One Argentina anserina chromosome 6, drPotAnse1.1, whole genome shotgun sequence genomic window, CGTTCAGTTTGTTGTGGCACTTGACAGTCACGTCAGAGATTGGTAAGTTGGACAATTTGCAAGGAAGGCCGTTCTGCCCAAATTAGAAGACCATCTTTCTCTTTTCTGAAGAACCATTAATAGTACCTGAAGAACCATTTGATCCACCGGTATTAATCGTATAAGTGAGTACATTACCCCTAGTGACGAAGAACATCGCGTCAAGTGGCTCCCCCTCTCGAATAATGTAGCATCCCTTACTGTAGACCATTGGCTCAAGATGCCTACCGACTTCTTTCCAAACTTCTTCCCCCTTATATTCTTCTACTACTAACAGTTACAAAAGCTCGTACAGGACCAAAAAATTACTACAAAGCTTAACAAAAGCTACTAAAAATCAGAACAAAAACTACAACGAAGCAGAAGAACAAAAGATAATGTCATCAGCAACCAAGAACCACTGTCACTAGTAATAATGGATATTATCATGCACTACAAAAGCTACTATCACCaccaataaaaattacaacaaTGAGATTTCTGGCAGCATTCGATGAGATCCCAGAAGCTACTACTGAACCAAACAAAAACTACTATTACTGCCTACCAAAGCTATTACCAATGAGAAACAAAGCTGCTACTAAGTTGTCCGAGTGAATGAATGTTACTATCGTGCAAAGAAAAACCTACTCCCAACGGAAAATAAAGTTACTACTAAAGGCAAACAAAGCTACTACCATACAAAGCTATGATACTATCAACATAATCAAAAGTTACTACAATTGTAAAACAAAGATACTACCAAcaataaataaagatactaCTAACAACAAACAAAGATACTACATAAGCAATAAAAATCTACTATAGACAAAGATACTACCAACAACAGCCAAAGATATTACtaacaacaaacaaaaataCTACAtcagtaaaaacaaaaacctactacatcagcaaaaaaaaaaagctattGTGTCAGTACCACTACTCAATGATCTAAGTTTCGCTTATCGATATTGTATCAGTCGaggggtaaaacgatatattaaggatatatcgaagatatatcggttttatcaaatttgcttatttttgataaaatttataaaagtaTACTTTaaaatgtactaaataaattaaagaaacgataccaaataaactaaagaaaagaactactttattttttgacaattaaagtatACGAATGGaacctaataataaaaatggtGTTTAAAAAGGATtgtttagacttgaaattcatcatatatatatatatatattaaaaaattaaaaaaaatagaaatatatatgaataatgagaaaaaaatataagttttaaaaaagagagagaggaaagaaatattttaaaatgaaaaaaaaatcgaagCTTGACCGATATATTCAACCAACAAGAGGGATATCGTATCGATTTCTAAATATCACAAATATATCTGATATTTATAATAGAGCCACTTCTACATCGAAAATCTACTACATCTATAACAAAAAGCTATTACACCCGTACTAGAAAACTATTGCACATGTAACAGAAAGCTACTATAGATCTGAGAAAcacaagaagaggaggatccGGAGAATGAGGTGAAGACTTCGTGTGCTCTAATCGTCAATATCACTTATCAAGGCTGAGATCGTCGACATCGTTATCAAGGACCTGGATTGATTTCTGATTTGCCTCAACTGACAACGTCGATCTCTGATTTGCCTTGACCTAGACGATGACGCTAACCCTCACAAGGATGCAGTCGAAGTAGAGGTAGAACCGGAGGTAGGGAAAGGTAGCGGTGACAatgcggcggaggaggagatCAGAGCATGTGCGAGAGATACGAAATGACATTTGTGAGAGAGATGCAAAGCGACATCAATTTAGAAAGGAGATTGGAGAAGAGGGGGAAGAGAAAAAGTGCAGTTGgttgatgagagagagagagagagagagagagagagagagagagagagagagagagagagagagagagagagagagagagagagagagagagagagagagagagagggggatAAAAACAACCAAGGATAGTTTGGGTATACCGTACATGTATGCTGATGTAAAAGTGGACTTATGTGAACAAAAATTATgaaacaatttcatcatcggtctccaaactcttgtggtaaggtcaatgtagtacccattttctgagttgtaccaatgtagtactcaAACTTAcaattcgctatcaacgacGGGTCTGAGGTCAAATTTCGTCAAGGCTTCGTCTTCTGGGTCACGTGTCGCACACGTGACCACAAAAAAAGGTTTTTAATACCCAGACTCttgtggcaaggtcaatgtaATAACCATACTCTAAGTTGTACCAATATAGTAGCCAAACTTGCAATTCACTATCAACGTAGTACACATCCGAGCCCAGGTTGCTCTtgtttcttctcctcttcttctcattctccTTTACTCTCACTCATTCCACACTTTATTTCTGAAATCAGATTCCGAGGCAAAGCAACACCatgggttgtgtttcttccaatctCTTCAACCACGATGACGACTTCTCCCAACTCGGTAACTCCGCCTTGAACCACCACATCGTCTCACTCACCTCCTCCACCTACGGCCTCCTCACCCTCCTTCTTACTCCACCCCTACCCCCACTACTCCCCTCACCCCCACCTTCCCGGTTCACATTTGGGTCGGACCAGAACGACCTGGGGCTCATATGGGTACTAAGTTGATAGCGAATTgcaagtttgggtactacattggtacaactcagaacaagagtttgggtactaaaTACCATTTTTTTGTGGTCACATGCGAGACACGTAAGAAGACGGAGCCGTAATTGAAATTGGTCTCAGACCCATCGTTGATAGTGAATTGCGAGTTtgagtactacattggtacaactcagagtaaGAGTATTACATTGGCATTACCATAAAAGTTTGAGAACCGATGGTAAacttttttcaaaaattattgTGTCATTAAAAGGAAGAGTGTTAAAAGATGTCTTTGCATAGTATTTTTTAAGTTTCATTTACCACGTTGAGGTCGGCTCTCTGAACGGATGGTTACATTTTTTGTGCGTCTTTCATTATACTGGAAACAGATGCAACAGATGCCATCCTTACGGTTAACACTGCAATCCGCGGTCGAAGGACATTATATCAACTGCAATTAACTGTCcgtatataaaaaaaagtataataAATTGTTCTGTTCTACACACCAGCTATCAGTATCTACAGGCTCTGGACAACAAAGGAATATTTCAACCAGGGTATACTGAAATCGTACAGGTCTAAACTTGGGAATAACCACTCATGAGTGGGATGTATCTTCGAGTCCAATCAACCACGTGAAAATTGAGTGAAATTCATATGATAACAAGTGGGATTGCATGGAAATGGGCAGTCAATCTGCTTTGCAACATTTCTATTGAAGTACCAATCACCCACAGAATCTGCAATTGTCTGTCAAAGTTCAAATGAGTCAAATAACTTTGCTATAAAAAATGACAAAGCCACCAATTTTCTATGGCAAGAGACAGATTAAAGAGCCATATTTCAATTCTATACAGCTGAAACAGAGTATAGGCTTTCTGTTGCAGCTGATCATCAAAACATGAATACATTAAGTTAAACCACCAGAGATGTATGACATGTATGAAACAAATGAACTGTTGACTGGTTGCAAGTGTTTAGTCCTAATGTTTCCCTGTCAGTATCAAGTTGCTGAACAGATCTCCCATACGAATATATCATAATCATCATCCCCAGAAGTATGGAAGAATACATCTATGATAAGCTTTGTGAGCTAAGCACCTCAGAGGACTGAACAATCACAAGAGGAGGGATGTAACAGATGACTCTTTTAATCTTAATGGAACACGCTCAAGAGATGAAGTACTTCCTGGAACAAAATTCtacttaaaaaaaactttcaTCCAGATCCTCACCTTATTGTTTATTCGTGGAGAACTGGGTGAATGCCATGTCTCGGAATACCATGTCTGGCaatgaataaaacatgaatttATAAAAATTCCTCCCTCCTTATTTTTTTGGAATTCGTTCAGTGAATTTAGCATAGAATCACGGAAACCTGTATGCAACAAATTGATGAGTTAGTTTGTCACAATAAAGTTTATACCTATTACCTCATCACACAACCATTTACAAGTTCCCAATGCATAGATCCAATCCATCAGTTAAACGTGCATTTGTTACATGGGTTTCAGAAGAGTCTGTCCCACAAAATTCCTTGTTGATTACAATTTGAAAAAGGCTGTTaattttgcttcttttttaatccacaaaaatgaaaaatcttGAAATGGGTGGCTGAAAACTTGCAATGAGCCACCGTGTTTTAAATGAATGAGAGCGTAGTCATTTAGGATTGACATATGACCTGCCTGTTCTACATAGTCTCAGGCGGTGGACTTTCAGGCAATATGTGTTGATCATGATATGCATATCCAGTTACCTTGCAGTATTTCAATCTGGCTAGGATTGCAATTATAGATGTTCAGCTTGCACTTTTTCCAGTAGCCATGGGGATCTGATGCTTCAGGTATCAAGATATGTTGTATCTAGTGATAGAAGAATAAAGGATTGAGAATCAAATTTTGATCAAGCAAATCAAAGTTGGGTTCACAGGAAAGTAACCTGCCAAAAATCATAAGCTGGGTTGATGAGGAACACTGGAGTGGTAACGTGTTTAATAACTTCTTCAGGAAAGAGACACTGCCAAACAATTAATGAGATATAACTGCTACATATCAGTTCCATACTCAGCAGAAAAGTAGCGACCTCCAAATTATGATCCGCAAAACATACACCAACCTTAGCTGGTTCCTTTCTTGCAACACAATCCTTGTGCAAGCTTGTTGCTAAATCCTGATCACATGATAAACAATCAAGTGATATCAATAATGAGTGTGCTAAGCCTCAGTTCCCCGTGAAGATACTGTTAAAGGGTATTCTAgaaaaatgaatgaattacTTTTAATATGTTTCagaagcattatatcaaaggGGATGAAAAGTCTAATGTctctcaaataaaaacaaGCAGATGCATCtctcaaaaattcaaatataatTTGGCTACTGACGGGCACCAATATTAGCTCCATTAACTGCTTCTAGAGTTATATCATTACACAACCGAGTACCACATGAGATTACACGGGAGTAAAATCAGAACATAACCTGAAGAACCACTACATCACGATAAAAAGTTCTCATGGTCCGATTTTGATTAACATCGTTCCTGAAATTTCCGAAGAAGAATATAAATCAAACTCTATCTAACTCGTTATCTTATATAATCACTAATTCACTATCTTTAGCACAGAATAAATGTTACAGAGGTACACATGCTTAACAATCAGTTTATAAACACATACTTaactttgaaaatttgaaaattacgGATGTTTCCTGATAGGAAAGCATTTAAACTTGATTGATAAGTTAATAAAGAAGATGGTTTGTGAGAAGTATTCAAAGCATGATAGGTTCCTTAAGATGCAactaaaaagaagaagaagaaaaccatATGATCCTACAAGAGTTCAGACAACTGTATTATCGTAGGACTTCATTACTGAACAATTTAGCTAAAAGGTGCTACAGTAGTACACATAAAACATACTCATCAAGGAAAAAACCTGCATCAGCAAGACATTTGACAGTCGAATCCCTGGGTAAAAGACCTCGAAAGTCATCACAGTGTATTAGAGTTGCCAACCCACCGGCAGAGCATCCAGAAAGAAGTGCCTGCGAGATTTATACATATTAACTGAAATGCACCACATATCAATTAAACAACTACATATATCATAGTAAAAACAGAGTACATACCTGTTTCGCCTTGGACAAGCCAATCGACAAGAGCTCATCCATAATTGCTTCCCAGATAAGCTGTCCCCTGAAGAAAAGTTTTGATCCAGTCTACAATCAAAAGAGCAGGCAATGTTACAACTAGCTACTAGCTTACTTCCATAACTTGTCTTCAAATAAATATAAGAACAAATTCCGCGGACAAAAAATCACCGTGGGCTCATTTTTAGGGTGGCCAGCAAAAGAAGCGCCATCGCAGTACCGAATTTTGACTTTGTTCCAATTATAGAAGTCTAGATAATGCTCCACATGTAGAATCAAAAcacatcaattgtctataaAACAACTTGTACATTGACACAAATTACAAACTTAAGCTTCCAATTACCAGGATTGTCTGACGGCTGAGAGCTCAAAATCCCGGAAAAGGGAACTCTACGATCCATGTACTTGGAAGAACCTAACGGAGTCCATTTCCGTAAAGagcatgattttattgtgttgCACCAGCCTCCGCCCTACATCCATTCACCAATTTTCCCCCTCTTCAAActcaaatatgtaaatgaaGTGAAAGAAGCTAAATATAAGAACTGTGACTTCAATAAAGAAATAAGATTGAATCAAGACCTCAATGTGAAGCAGCCAATTTTGGGCTCCGGATCCGGAACCCTTTCGGAAATGGTACCCGAGTGCGCTCCCATCTAAGCAAACTGCCATCATCATAGATAAAGACTCGATGAATTAAGAGGTAACAGTTTGAGTGGAGAGAATTGAAATTGAGGTGAGAGGAGATTGAGTACGGGCGCCTCTGCGTTCGGCGTCGTGCAGGAGAGTCAACTCGACCAAATCGGCGGCGGTGGTTGGGTGGAAGGGAGAGATTGGCTCGTCGCGCCAAGAAGAGTTGGAGATGAGAGTGACAAGGAAGAGAATGAGGGTGAAGGCCACGATGGCGATTGCCCAGTCCTTTCTGGCCCACTTTCTCCACCACACTAGGTTGCTCCGGAATCTGAGGTTCGCCGTTGACCCCGCCATCACAGTCAAAACAGTCGCTTCACTTTGAGAGTTCAAGACGACGGCAACGACTGTTTGGCAGGAAAATTAAAACCCATGGGCCTTTATCGGCCTTACTAGTACTTTTGGTGTTCCACGAGATTATAGAGCAATTTGCTTAATACGCACACTTGGTGTTAACCTATGTTTGATCACTTCGATGTTACACAGATTTATTTCCAAGGCATTGAAAATACTAGGTATATCACTTGCGGCACAAACATGTCATTTAATGAAATCGTAGTTTATCTCTGATGAGTCACAGGAATTGAACCAGTTTACAAACCTACAGTCGCCCTTTCCGCTACTCACAAAGTGGCAAATTTATGCAGACCTGAAGTGGCGTTTAGCATCTCCCTATGTCTAGCTACCAAATAAACCTCTGTGTCCCGGGTTCATGGGACCAATGGAATGGACGATATAAGAACATCGCCATTGTGAAGGCGTTGACGGTTGTATACAGAAGCCCCATGATGAGCCAACTTTGGTAATCTTCAATATGAATGTGTAGtatcaagaaaaagaatggGATAGTATAATATCTGAACTCAATCAGTGGCGCTGGGACCAAAACTGCAGCAGTGGCCAAGAAAAATGCCAGCACCCAGATCTTCCTCTGAAACTTCCCTGCCattattaaaaagaaaatgcatACTTAGAGAAGAAACATAACAAGGCGTTGGTGAGGATATGATGACCACAAGCTGATACTAACCCAATCTAGTGATGATGGAAAGCCATGAATAAACATAAAGTGGGACTAGAAGGTACTTCATCCACCAATGAGCTTTGATGATCTTCCGCCATAGATAAAAGGGATAATGCCGATTATCCGCAAGAAGATAGGGATGAGCTATGCTGCAACAGAAAATGAACTACATatgaa contains:
- the LOC126798423 gene encoding pectin acetylesterase 5-like, which translates into the protein MAGSTANLRFRSNLVWWRKWARKDWAIAIVAFTLILFLVTLISNSSWRDEPISPFHPTTAADLVELTLLHDAERRGALCLDGSALGYHFRKGSGSGAQNWLLHIEGGGWCNTIKSCSLRKWTPLGSSKYMDRRVPFSGILSSQPSDNPDFYNWNKVKIRYCDGASFAGHPKNEPTTGSKLFFRGQLIWEAIMDELLSIGLSKAKQALLSGCSAGGLATLIHCDDFRGLLPRDSTVKCLADAGFFLDENDVNQNRTMRTFYRDVVVLQDLATSLHKDCVARKEPAKCLFPEEVIKHVTTPVFLINPAYDFWQIQHILIPEASDPHGYWKKCKLNIYNCNPSQIEILQGFRDSMLNSLNEFQKNKEGGIFINSCFIHCQTWYSETWHSPSSPRINNKTIADSVGDWYFNRNVAKQIDCPFPCNPTCYHMNFTQFSRG